Proteins from a genomic interval of Spiroplasma diminutum CUAS-1:
- a CDS encoding HPr family phosphocarrier protein: MTSFTATVIDPVGLHARPASVLTKEASKFASEIKIKCGDKEGNLKSIMNVMALAVKTGAEITIEANGEDENEAIEAIEKAMKDNSII, translated from the coding sequence ATGACTTCATTCACAGCTACAGTAATTGATCCAGTTGGTTTACATGCAAGACCTGCATCAGTTTTAACTAAAGAAGCTTCAAAGTTTGCATCTGAAATTAAAATCAAATGCGGAGATAAAGAAGGAAACTTAAAATCAATTATGAACGTTATGGCACTTGCTGTTAAAACAGGTGCTGAAATTACAATTGAAGCAAATGGCGAAGACGAAAACGAAGCTATTGAGGCAATTGAAAAAGCAATGAAAGATAACTCAATTATCTAA
- the nrdF gene encoding class 1b ribonucleoside-diphosphate reductase subunit beta, producing the protein MAKKKNQYYYDSLSPIEFAMNKFNGRMRSVNWNVMNDDKDLEVWNRATQNFWLPEKVPVSNDLVSWKTLTPEWQELITRTFTGLTLLDTIQATVGDVAQVPNSLTDHEQVIYTNFAFMVAVHARSYGTIFSTLCSSEQIEEAHEWVINCDSLQERAKALIPYYTGNDPLKSKVAAALMPGFLLYGGFYLPFYLSARGKLPNTSDIIRLILRDKVIHNYYSGYKYQRKVEKLSPEKQAEMKKFVFDLLYELIDLENKFLYELYDGFGIAEDAVRFSLYNAGKFLQNLGYESPFTEEETRIEPEIFTQLSARADENHDFFSGNGSSYVMGVTEETSDEDWEF; encoded by the coding sequence ATGGCAAAGAAAAAAAATCAATATTATTATGATTCACTTTCACCAATTGAATTTGCAATGAATAAATTCAATGGAAGAATGAGATCAGTAAACTGAAACGTTATGAACGATGATAAAGACTTAGAAGTATGAAATAGAGCAACTCAAAATTTTTGATTACCTGAGAAAGTTCCAGTTTCAAATGACTTAGTTTCATGAAAGACATTAACTCCTGAATGACAAGAATTAATTACTAGAACTTTTACTGGACTAACATTATTAGATACTATTCAAGCAACAGTAGGGGACGTTGCTCAAGTTCCAAATTCATTAACAGACCACGAGCAAGTTATATATACAAACTTTGCATTTATGGTAGCTGTACATGCAAGATCATATGGAACAATTTTCTCAACATTATGTTCAAGTGAACAAATTGAAGAGGCACATGAATGAGTAATTAATTGTGATAGTTTACAAGAGAGAGCAAAAGCTCTAATTCCTTATTACACAGGAAATGATCCTTTAAAATCAAAAGTTGCAGCAGCACTTATGCCAGGATTCTTATTATATGGGGGATTCTACTTACCATTCTATTTATCAGCAAGAGGTAAATTACCAAATACTTCTGATATTATTAGATTAATTTTAAGAGATAAGGTTATCCATAATTATTACAGTGGATACAAGTATCAAAGAAAAGTTGAAAAACTTTCTCCTGAAAAACAAGCAGAAATGAAAAAATTTGTTTTTGATTTATTATATGAATTAATAGATCTTGAAAATAAATTTTTATATGAATTATATGATGGATTTGGAATTGCAGAAGATGCAGTAAGATTCAGTTTATATAATGCAGGTAAATTTTTACAAAACTTAGGGTATGAATCTCCATTTACAGAAGAAGAAACAAGAATCGAACCTGAGATATTTACTCAGTTATCAGCTAGAGCAGATGAAAATCATGACTTTTTCTCAGGAAACGGTTCATCATATGTTATGGGTGTTACTGAAGAAACTTCTGACGAGGACTGAGAATTCTAA
- the nrdI gene encoding class Ib ribonucleoside-diphosphate reductase assembly flavoprotein NrdI, which yields MHSDVIKISDKDIKKPKGKVFVVYFSSISNNTHRFMDKLDVSDARIPYELNQELIVDKEYVLITPTYAGGGGDTKGAVPAQVIKFLNNENNRHLCRGVIASGNTNFGDTFAIAGPIISKKLNVPLLYQFELLGTQNDVESIRKILEDFWGEK from the coding sequence ATGCACAGCGATGTGATAAAAATATCTGATAAAGATATTAAAAAACCAAAAGGAAAAGTGTTTGTTGTATACTTTTCATCAATTTCTAACAATACCCATAGATTTATGGACAAACTAGATGTTAGTGATGCAAGAATTCCTTATGAATTAAATCAAGAATTAATTGTTGATAAGGAATACGTTTTAATAACTCCAACTTATGCTGGAGGCGGCGGAGATACAAAAGGAGCAGTACCAGCTCAAGTAATAAAATTTTTAAACAACGAAAACAATAGGCACTTATGTAGGGGAGTTATTGCATCTGGAAATACAAATTTCGGAGATACATTTGCAATTGCAGGACCCATTATTTCGAAAAAACTTAATGTTCCATTATTGTATCAATTTGAACTTTTAGGAACACAAAATGATGTAGAATCTATTAGAAAAATCTTAGAAGATTTTTGAGGGGAAAAATAA
- the nrdE gene encoding class 1b ribonucleoside-diphosphate reductase subunit alpha codes for MNTDNIKSLSGTNESDEYIKLNARAKLFVPGQDNFKLDIEAAELYMKEHIEPNMMKFSSTKERIEYLVNNQYYDEEVISKYTMDQLDELTKYAYSFEFKFPSFMGALKFFNAYGLKTFDGKQYLENYEDRVVSNALFLAGGNFEKAKNILRQIILGRFQPATPTFLNAGKKQRGEYVSCYLLRVEDNMESIARAVTTSLQLSKRGGGVALCLTNLREFGAPIKNIENQATGVIPVMKILEDSFSYANQLGQRQGAGAVYLNVHHPDIMSFLDTKRENADEKIRIKSLSLGVVVPDITFELAKENKEMALFSPYDVEKVYNKAFSDISVTEEYENMLNNPKIKKTFINARKLFQAIAELHFESGYPYLLFDDTVNNSNAHPVAGRIVMSNLCSEIVQVSTPSEFNTDLSFSKTGEDICCNLGSMNIAKTMESGDEFSEVIYNSILALDHVSRNSDLSSAPSIENGNQNNHAVGLGAMNLHGFLATNHIYYNAPEAVDFTNMFFYTMAYHAFKASNKLAKEFGSFAGFKISKFADGSYFDKYTKCEESKWTPESDTVKGLFEKYGVSIPTQKDWIELSEEIKNTGLANSHLMAVAPTGSISYLSSCTPSLQPVVAPVEVRKEGKLGRVYVPAYKIDFDNMGYYSLGAYEVGPDPIIDIVAAAQQHVDQAISLTLFMTDQATTRDLNKAYIRAYTKGCASIYYVRVRQEVLEDSENYECDACVI; via the coding sequence ATGAATACAGATAATATAAAAAGTCTTTCTGGAACAAATGAATCTGATGAATATATCAAATTAAATGCAAGAGCAAAATTGTTCGTTCCTGGACAAGATAACTTTAAATTAGATATAGAAGCAGCAGAACTTTATATGAAAGAACATATTGAACCAAATATGATGAAATTTAGTTCTACTAAAGAAAGAATTGAATATTTAGTAAATAATCAATACTATGATGAAGAAGTTATTTCAAAATACACAATGGATCAATTAGATGAATTAACAAAATATGCTTATTCATTTGAATTCAAATTTCCAAGTTTTATGGGAGCATTAAAATTCTTTAATGCTTATGGATTAAAAACTTTTGATGGAAAACAATATTTAGAAAATTATGAAGATAGAGTTGTTTCAAATGCTTTATTTTTAGCTGGTGGAAACTTTGAAAAGGCTAAAAATATTCTTAGACAAATCATTTTAGGAAGATTCCAACCAGCAACTCCAACTTTCTTAAATGCTGGAAAAAAACAAAGAGGAGAATATGTTTCTTGTTACTTATTAAGAGTAGAAGATAATATGGAATCGATAGCAAGAGCTGTAACAACATCATTACAATTATCAAAACGTGGTGGTGGGGTTGCTCTATGTTTAACAAACCTAAGAGAATTTGGCGCACCAATTAAAAATATTGAGAACCAAGCAACTGGTGTAATTCCAGTTATGAAAATTCTTGAAGATTCATTTTCATATGCAAATCAATTAGGACAAAGACAAGGTGCAGGAGCAGTTTACTTAAACGTTCACCATCCTGATATTATGTCATTCTTAGATACAAAACGTGAAAATGCTGATGAAAAAATAAGAATTAAATCATTATCATTAGGAGTTGTTGTTCCTGATATTACTTTTGAATTAGCAAAAGAAAATAAAGAAATGGCATTATTTAGTCCATATGATGTAGAAAAAGTTTATAATAAAGCATTTTCAGATATTTCTGTAACTGAAGAATATGAAAATATGTTAAATAATCCAAAAATCAAAAAAACTTTCATTAATGCAAGAAAATTATTTCAAGCAATTGCAGAATTACATTTTGAAAGTGGATATCCATATTTACTATTCGATGATACTGTAAATAATAGTAATGCTCATCCAGTTGCTGGAAGAATTGTTATGAGTAACTTATGTAGTGAAATTGTTCAAGTTTCAACTCCAAGTGAATTTAATACTGATTTATCATTTAGTAAAACTGGAGAAGATATCTGTTGTAATTTAGGAAGTATGAATATTGCCAAAACAATGGAATCAGGAGATGAATTCTCAGAAGTAATTTATAACTCAATTCTTGCTTTAGATCATGTCTCAAGAAATAGTGATTTATCAAGTGCTCCATCAATTGAAAATGGAAATCAAAATAATCATGCTGTTGGATTAGGAGCTATGAACTTACATGGTTTCTTAGCAACAAATCATATTTATTACAATGCACCAGAAGCAGTGGATTTTACAAATATGTTCTTCTATACAATGGCTTATCATGCATTTAAAGCATCAAATAAATTAGCAAAAGAATTTGGTTCATTTGCAGGATTTAAAATTTCAAAATTTGCTGATGGTTCATATTTTGATAAATATACAAAATGTGAAGAAAGCAAATGAACTCCTGAATCAGATACTGTAAAAGGATTATTTGAAAAATATGGAGTTTCAATTCCAACTCAAAAAGACTGAATAGAACTTTCAGAAGAAATTAAAAATACAGGATTGGCGAACTCACACTTGATGGCAGTTGCTCCAACAGGATCAATTAGTTATTTATCATCATGTACACCAAGCTTACAACCAGTAGTTGCTCCAGTTGAGGTTAGAAAAGAAGGAAAACTTGGAAGAGTTTATGTTCCTGCTTATAAAATTGACTTTGACAATATGGGATATTATTCATTAGGAGCTTATGAAGTAGGACCAGACCCAATTATTGATATTGTAGCTGCAGCTCAACAACATGTTGATCAAGCTATATCACTTACATTATTTATGACAGACCAAGCAACAACAAGAGACTTAAACAAAGCATATATTAGAGCATATACAAAAGGATGTGCATCAATTTATTATGTTAGAGTACGTCAAGAAGTTCTTGAAGATAGTGAAAACTATGAATGTGATGCTTGTGTAATTTAA
- a CDS encoding ABC transporter ATP-binding protein yields the protein MIEIKNISRKMGNFGLDNVSFKIKNGSVVAFVGDNGAGKTTTIKAIFGELKLDSGEILIDGENLFKNNNLSKVAFFPDSNNVPLDIKVHEYLHYICAANNMNKERTDLSIDNVYRLLELRPYKDKKIKELSSGWKKKAIMASVLVRSPEYIIFDEPTANVDVESKMYFMDIFKLLSKVGITILITSHIIEELQELANYLVLIKKGQIVYSNDFDKTKEHIMDVYKKHMNEPIKDLHILSDLYNKKDKK from the coding sequence ATGATTGAGATTAAAAATATATCCAGAAAAATGGGGAATTTTGGATTAGATAATGTTAGTTTTAAAATTAAAAATGGTTCTGTTGTTGCTTTCGTTGGGGATAATGGAGCAGGTAAAACCACAACAATTAAAGCAATTTTTGGAGAACTTAAACTTGATAGTGGAGAAATATTAATAGATGGAGAAAATTTATTTAAAAATAATAATTTATCAAAAGTCGCTTTTTTTCCAGATTCAAATAATGTTCCATTAGATATTAAAGTACATGAATATTTACATTATATTTGTGCGGCAAATAATATGAATAAAGAGAGAACTGATTTAAGTATTGATAATGTTTATAGATTATTGGAACTTAGACCGTACAAAGATAAAAAAATTAAGGAATTATCTTCTGGATGAAAGAAAAAAGCTATAATGGCAAGCGTTTTGGTTAGATCACCTGAATATATTATTTTTGATGAACCAACTGCAAACGTTGATGTTGAATCAAAAATGTACTTTATGGATATTTTTAAATTACTTTCAAAAGTAGGAATTACAATATTAATTACAAGTCATATAATTGAAGAGTTACAAGAATTAGCAAATTATTTAGTTTTAATTAAAAAGGGGCAAATTGTTTATTCAAATGATTTTGATAAAACTAAAGAACATATTATGGATGTTTATAAAAAACATATGAATGAGCCAATTAAAGATTTACACATTTTAAGTGATTTATATAATAAAAAGGATAAAAAATAA